DNA sequence from the Cucurbita pepo subsp. pepo cultivar mu-cu-16 chromosome LG06, ASM280686v2, whole genome shotgun sequence genome:
TTTGTGTGTCAAAGTATCTCTGTTCTCAATGCCAAACACATTCATCCTCTGCAGAGTCCCAATAATAAGGTGTATTGCAGTCACTTGAGCCTTAGAATCCTAGATTCAAAGTCAATTATGCAACAGacggaaagaaaatgaagcaaacTGCATCAAATCTTTACTTTCCAAAGGGgaagaaatcaaacaaactgCATTTTTTTACGAGTACTGAAGTGGAAGTAAAGAGAACTTGTATGTAAAGCCAGATCAGAAAAACAGCTCTTGTGCTGCGGAGTCTGTATTATAAAAAAGACATTGATATTTACCGAAATATCTTCCTCATAGATTATAAATGCTTGAGTAAAGAATTCGTACGCAACAGGTTCAAGGTCACAATCATTAGCTGCCTGAATAATAGAGGAGAATGAATAGAAGTTAGAAGAAAACTCTAACATCTACAGAGATAAGATCCTTAGATATGGTGATTCAGATCATCAGAATGATATGATTTGGTGTAGTATACCACCAGAATGATGTGATTTGGGTTGTATATCTATGTAAACAACTAACTACAGACTAGTATGGTGTAAAGCaggaaccaaaaaaaaaattgttgcaaaattctttctttctatttcgGCAATAATAATGTCCCACCATGGACGAAATCTTGCTTACCAAGAGAACAGTTTCTGAGGCCCATTCGCTAATTAGGATtggaaacataaaaataaaaaatgtcgTCCTCATTCCTATCATAGATGTTTTCTTCATTAGATTAGTGATTTCTCAACCCAAAATAAGAAGaatgttttcttctttaaattgATTCTCATTCTAAAAATGATCAAACAATATCTAGGGTTGTTTACATTATTTCACAATACTGTATTGAGAGAGATCTCTATTCCAAATCATTGATTTTCGTACCTCAGCACATTCCAGGTATAACCTTAGTGCCAATTCAGGAGCTGGAACAGAGGAAAGCGCCTCGATAAGCTGGAGCCAAAAAGGGAAGTACCACAAGTTATTTCTGAAGCAGCCGAGTTTATAAATACCAGGAAATgattgagaaaataataaaatataactcaatTGGATCTTGACAGTTAAAATTGACTTATCGAACGGATTTCACTCAGATGAAGACCACACAACCACTAACCCTCCGGTTATAAATAcaaacatttcaattttaaccaGCACAGATATAACAACAAAGGTATTTTGTTAACATTCTATACATAGCTTAGTGGACTGAACTTCTCTGGCTATATATATTGACCAAGCTTTACCAATCTCATTGAATTTTTAGATTGTCTGGATTGAGTCAAAGTGTGTGTAGGTCTACGAGCcagaaatataatttataaattaaacgAGGTTAGACAGATTAACTATTATCTGGTTTGATATTGAGATGCAGTGTTGCACAATCTAACATTAGTGGACTTGTAGTATAACACTACTTAAAGCCTTAGGAGAGATATCGGCATCCCCCCTATGTAAACCAGTGGATCTCAATTACCTGATTTAAAAtctgaaatattttctttggtgTAGCATGCATTTCTTCTACCACATccccattttgattttgtaacCGTCTAATTAACTGCAAACATGGGAGAAAATTATGTACATGTACTTCATAATGAAGCtggtaaataaaataacttcaaatgaaattcaagaaTGGGCAAAAACATTATTAGTTAAGAATACAAGGAAAAAGGTCCAGGAAAGATAAATCCAACAAAATCCAAGACTCGAAACATGAGCAAATTATAGGTTATAATTGACCAAGATTTGAAAGTCAATTCTCCTACACGAGAATTCTTCAACCACCAGGAATAAACATGACACAAAGCTGTCTTGCACATCAAACAGGGCAAACATACATTGAGGGCAGAAAATATCAGGGGAGGAACAGTGAAAGGCAGGCGATTTGGTCCTCCACACAATATGTGCTTCTTCACGGCACAGATAATCTGAGATTCAAGAGATGAACTCATTAACAAGGTTAGCATGGGCCCAagtaaaaattttgagaattctCAAACATAAAGAAATATTGAATAGAAGATAAAGGTTTATGATTTCTGAGACTAAAAATGTGcctttagaaaaaaaaaaaaaaaaaaaaaaaaaaaaaaaaaaaNaaaaaaaaaaaaaaaaaaaaaaaaaaattgtgttaataaattaaaccaAATTACTGAGTTGCCATAAAAAATATTGCAAGATTGATTTGCATACGACAGTTCATTTTAAATTCTCAAAGGTAAgagaaaaacaatgaaaacatagTCGGATGATGCATGCTACTGTAATTATCTAATTCTCAAGAAGTCTTATTTAGTACTAGCAGTAGCAAAAATGTAAATAACAATTTTACCTCTAACATTTCCACTGGGTCATCGTTATGTAGCATGTGTAGGAGGCGGGCAACAGAATTTTGCTCTTCCTTGAAATCCTCTTCGTCAAGCTATTATCAGAATAAAGACAAGAAAAGCAATTAGCTGGgactttttatttccttttttgacCCATCAGTATGCTCTTTTCCAGAATAATGCAAGAAAACAATAGGCAATAGACAGATAGCACATGTAGATATCATGTGCCCCGGTATGAGAGAGGGGGGAGATGCAATAAGAGTATCGAATAATGGAATTACAATAAAAGTCACAAGTGCATTCATATatagaaagaaggaaaacaaaatgattataGTAATCAAAAGTTGCACGCTGGAAAAAAGTTTGTATTTACCTCATCGACAGTAACTTCTTCCAAGTCCTTGATAAGCCCTTTTATTAGTTCAAACAACACGTCAACCTGTCATAGaatatgataaatataatCCACAAGTGGAAAGGTTGATATCATAGAATACAAAGAAGCGAATCAAACCTTATCAGCAGTAGAAATGCAAGagttatttttcattatactTTGAATAATGACCATGGCCATAACTTTGTTTGTGGCATTGTCCAGGTGGTCCATGACACGAGGATAATTTGAGAGTGTAAGAGCTGTCACAATATCATTATATTTCTCTAATGGAGCACTGAGAAGCACAACTATTTGTTTTGTTGCTCTGGTATCTTCAAGCTTTGGTTGGCTGGAGAGTTTTTTAACGCATGCTCCCTTTCAGATGTTCAAAAGCAACAAAACAATTTTAGTGAAGATAGGGACGTGTCTTATAAAATGCCAGAATTAAGATTCCTACATGAAAAGCACAGTAGCCAAATAGCCTCATGCCATACAGCACACAAAAGGCTTGTCACCTAAGAGTGTGTCTACCgtctaaaaaaaagttatttaagGTCATTACAGcattgaagaaaggaaaggagaTTACCAATATTTGGTCCACATAATCAAGCCGATCCGGATGAACACGAAGGGTAAATGTCAGAAGAGAGACATACAATGTTATAGCTCCAACAATAGGCATGTCAACCTGTGCTTCTATTACCTGTTAAAAAGATTATATCTGGTCAATTCTCATGCTGAGAAACTTTTGCAGTTCCAACATAAAGAGCATGTTGAAACTAAACAGAAGCTTGCATCAAAAACTTCAGATGATAATTGTAATATTGTCTCTTATCTttagagggagagagaaattgaaacCTACTCTCAGTAGCAAGCTTGTTAAGAGTTGGACCAAACTCATGACTGTTTGACTGTTTTGAgctatttttacatttttggtATTTAGATTATCGTTGagatttatataatataattaaatccATCTTCTTATGGTTGAAGTTAACTCACAAGAAAGCAATCTTACCTTCCCAATAGCATTGCTCAACTTAGCAAAGGCTTCTACATGCAGAAATTCAGGTATTACCTGAAATATGTCAAAATTCAGAAAAatgtggaagaagaagaacaaagagacATCACAATTGCTTACTTACATCTGCATTGGAAACAGCATAGTTTGATAGTCTATCCATTAATTGAGAAAGAACCATCCTGATGTCAACAGTTGCctataaatgaatttttttttttgggtaagaaACAGAACTTTTATTGATGAGAAAAttaaagaggaagaacaaaggaatttatatttttgaaacaaatcaaacaattGGGAGTTNCCTAAAAGTAACTACAAAAAGGGGCTCCAATCCAGCAAAAGGGTCTATTAACCGATGCTCATAACGAGGCATTAAACCTAGCCCCCCAGACTTCCTCACTCAATCTCTACCTCTCCCTAAAAGTAATGTTATTTCTCCCAATCTAGAAACCCCAAACAACAGCAGAAAAACTAGTCTTCCACAAAACTTAGATCAGATTACAAAGAAGTATCATTATAGAATGAACTGGTCTTCTCTTTTGTAAGACATAATAAACATTAACTATAATCTTTAACCAATAAACCAAGAAATAACCTTTAGGGGACCCACATTACCCAAATGGGGTCATGAAACTcccaaattattttgaaaaattctaAAGGAGATGAtggaaaaattatatttacatgGGAAATGCCCAACTACATCAAGCAACCACTTTTTTGTATCACAAATCGAATATTATAACCTATCAATGGCAACAAGTTGTAAAAGCCATTAGAAATATATTGATAATAgtaagaataaattaaatcttaCAGAAACTGAGGTAAGTTATTCACCTGAAGCTGCGGGCAAACACCCAACAATGTCTCAAGCGTCTGTAAATGGTATTCATCTGGAAACACCTGAATAATACAATCCATCAGATAGTACTGAGATAACTCATCTTTGCAGTTGACCACCTGTTCATGCAACAAGAAGAATGCAGGTCATCAGGACGTACTGtaatttacccttttttttcttttatgtcaGGAAAAGCTTGGAAGAAATAGACAGATCAATGTCGACTACAAAATTAGAGACCTGCTCCAAGACTCTAGGAAGAACAGTCTGCTTGTACATTTCAAGGTCCACACCCTCTATCTGACTGAGAACATGGAGATTCTTTCCAACCTGGAACAGAATATAAGAGAAAGGATAATCTCTTGAAGTAATGTATGCAGAGTTCTCACAATATTCAGAATTATTACGAGATCACGAAGTTcacttctctctttttcctgCTTCTCTCTCAACCGAGCAGGTCCCTGCAGATGAAAAAGTGCAATTGAAGGCCTCAACTCAGGATCGCCAAAGTGTAGGAATGATTTGCACACACCATAACACCTGCATGGCCAAAAATCGTGCCCTCATGGATCATTTTACCTCCATGGCATGCAAGCACTTTGGTGTCATGCACATACAAACACAAACAAGACGAATAAAAGTTCAAATGTTCCACAAACCTGAAGCTGAATTCGCACCCAAAGTTTATTCATTTCAGTAAAATTTTGTAGCACAAATTCTACGGCCTCCATGACAGTGTCAGCATCGCTGCAGGAAGCCAAAATTACATTGGATTATTTTCAGCTTTCATATTTgcaatataaactaaaatcacaTTCTGGACAATTGAAATGTTTTCTTCcaatgaaataaacaaatcatAGTATCTTCCAGAATAAGCTTACTTATTTACAATCACAGTAATTATGATTGTCCATTCATTCATTCGAATAAAAGGTGGAGTAATagctcaaagttttaaaaatacgcATCCACAATTGAAAAACTAGTTTCTATCAAGTACATTTGTAGCTGTTGCTGTTCTCAGTCACAAACTTTTAATGACAAGAATTACAAGAAAACTTAAGTAAAGTAATCGGATTCTAGAATGCAAATCTGCcttaaaagagaaaaggtaAACAGGCGAATTAAGTTATCATCTTACCCTTCGCACTCAGAATTAATATCTAGCAATATGTCCCTACTGACTTGTGCTAGATAGTTTCTAAGAAAGAGACCACGTAATGGATGTTGAACTCCACGACACATTTCCACGAGATCTTTGAGGATCTCCTTCGCCGGGACCTCCTTAGATTTCATGTAGACTGAGCCAACCGTACAAAGGAGATACCTAGAtgcagaaaaagaaagataaaaaatgaaaaatccaCTGAGGTTGACGGGGCATGGCAAAACTATTCCTATCCAGAATAAGCCAGTCGTCACAGAATCAGCATTATAGAGATGGCTCTTCCGCCATAGAATGAGCCAGCCATCAAAAGATAAAGGAAGACGAGAATGCATAACTAATTAGCTTAAGTTTGACGCCTTAGGACGTTAGCCAATTTTCACTCACAGTCTGGGCAATATATTCCCGGCGTGTTGCACGAGTTCATACAGATCGACGACCGTTACGCCATGCCTACTTTCGTCCTTAAAAAATATCTCCAACATCCTCAATTCGTCAAAGGCTCGCATATCTAAGACGATGTACacagcaaaaaaagaaaagaaaaaaatcaaatcaccTTTCAAAGAATCGATCCAGTCGATACACAAATGATTAGTCATTAGAAAAGGGGAATTACAGAGTTCGTAATATCTATGTGGTGAAAGCTTCGAAGTTCGAAGCTCCGAAAGCATCAGAGCCGAGTATTTGAGGGCTTCTCTGAGATTGTTCGCGTCCTGAGACGATAAACGTCAATAACTACGGAGAGATTAGGGATTGTCCAATAGAATTGAACCtttgaaattcaagaaaaagagtTAGTGTAAAGATTGGAGATACCACGGCTTGATGCATGTAGAAGGCATTGTGTTGAACTCCAGCGATTCCTTCCGCCAGCCATTTCTCTTCGTCTTCAATTGCAACCGATAACATatccactctctctctctctctctctctctccctatcGGAGATGATCGAAAGCTGAAAGACAGCAGAGCCTCGCCGGCGACTGAGCCCTTCCCCTTTCTGAGGCGAGCAAAATGATTTTGACAGCTAATGCGAGTTGGCCCCAAAGTTGCCTTAAATTACCGGGAGTCGTTGAGATGGGTCGATTGTACGGCTGCCTAATTTGGCGCCAAAGCGTGGCTGATGACCGATGACTGATGAggctttcatttctttattcCCACATCCCAAACATCCATTCATCATTATAGCAATGAgctattttttaatgaaatggtAAAACATTATTGGTGGCTTccatttacaattttaaaaaatatgaaccaAATCAAGCAGACGGCTAAACGCATAGCGCCAAGCTGTTGCCCACCACACCACACCGCTGCATGCGTAAGGACGAAGCCCATTTGTACACACCCAAGCCCTCACAACCGCTACCCAAATACCAAGTTCTGCTCCCTCTTtggaactatatatatatatatatatatatatatatttatatattaagttAGGTATCTATTTAttgtttcatgtttttataatatacTTTGTAATCCTTTCCAATttcttgttattttaaatttataattaaaaaaagtaaaactttatatgaaaataagttgttaaaattaaatattgattgctaatataaatttgagaaataaaaagtcGAAATAGACAAGCTCACTACTAGTCGATATTGTGTCTATTTTTGCTTGTATTGCctttagcctcacgattttttaaaacgtgtcgtCTAAAGAGAGGTTATCACATGTTTATAAGGTATGTTTCGTTGTCTTTTCCGAGTGACATGGATCTCACATatagtgatacataacgggtcagagtaaacaatatctatgagtggtggtgagcttgggctattacaaatggtatcaaagtcaagcattgagcggtgtgtcagcgaggacactagaccccaagggggtggattgtgagatcccacatcggttgtggAATGAAGTagtatgccagcaaggacgtagGCTCCcaagagggtgaattgtgagatttcacatcaattggagagtggaacaaaacatgcatggtgcggaaacctctctctagacGACGcgttttaataaaaattatgacgTCGACAACAATtcgtaataggccaaaacggacaatatttgttagcgatggacttggacggttacaaaatGCTTATGCTTCTCAAAACCGAGAGGAAGAATCGAAAAAATCGAGAGCAAGAAAGTTAATGTTGTTCATAAGAATTGGAATGGAAGCTATATAATGTTAAGAGTTTCATGCATTCACTTCAAAATATAGAATTTACTCAAGTAGGTGAGAGAGAACAAGATTACAGCACAAAACACACCCATGGTGCAgatgttttctctctttccatCTGTTTTGCTATCTCAGGCTCGTGGGAGATGATTTCGTATACAACAGCTAAACCAACTACTCAAGCGATTGCACACTCGTTTCCTGCTGTAAGTTCACCAACTGTTTATAGATACTGTTGGGGTTCTTCAGTAAGCTATCATGGCTGCCAATCTCAACCACTCTGCCACTCTTGAGCACGGCGATTCTGTTGGCATTGCGGATGGTTGTAAGCCGGTGGGCGACGAGAATTGTTGTCCGGCCTTCCATTAGCCTGTCAAGAGCCTCCTGCACCTGCTTCTCAGAGGCTGCATCCAATGCACTTGTTGCTTCATCCAACAGAAGAATGGAAGGCTCTTTCAGTATTGCTCTAGCAATTGCCACCCTCTGCTTCTGCCCTCCAGAGAGCTGCACTCCTCGGTCGCCAACGTGCGTTGCATAGCCATTCGGCATTCGGCTGATGAAGCCATGAGCGTTAGCTGCCTTAGCTGCTTTCATTACTTCAATTTCTGATGCCTCCTGATTCCCATACTTGATGTTCTCATGTACTGTTGTGGAAAACAAAGCTGGTTCTTGTTGAACCAACCCAATTTTCATCCTTAATGATCTCAAGTTTAAGCTTGTAATGTCACGCCCATCGATAGAGATAGTTCCCGACATGGGGTTGTAGAATCTCATCACCAATGCTATCACCGTGCTCTTTCCTGACCCACTTCGACCGACAACAGCTAGACTCTTGCCTGCAGATACCCTTAGATTCAAATCCTCAAAGATTGTGATATCTGGTCTTGCAGGGTACTTAAAACTCACGTTTCTGAATTCAATGTCGCCCCTGATGTTAGTTACCATCTCGGCGGATCGATTGTCAGAATCTATGGCGGTTCTCCGATGGAGAATATTGAAGACTGATCCTAATGCTTGAGAGCCTTTTACAATATCAGGTGTAAGAGCCAGAGTTTCTGCTATTGCTAATGATGTGATTATCAAAACCATGAAAGATTTCATGATGTCCCCAAAGTTTGAGTGTTTGTGTTTGATAAGAGTTGATGCATACCAAAGGCCAAGTGCATAGGAACAGAATGCAAAGAACTGGGATATGCCATAGCCAAAGCCAGCAATATGGCCTCTCACAAGGGCCTGCTTATTGGGTTTGTTTAATTCAAAGGCAAATTGACTTGAGATCTTTTCTTCAGCACCAAATGCTGCAACCGTGCGAATATTGGCGATGGCTTCGCGTGCTACAGCTGTTGCACGGTTATACGCTCGACTATAATCTCCTCCGAAGCCCTTGAGAAATAGTTGCTGCAGATTCATTGAAAGAAATCATCATTCAGGGGCAAGAATATGATGTGAAATGGATCAACTTTGGCAGAAAACAGACggcgagatcccacatcggttggggcgaaaaatgtaacattttttataagggtgtggaaacctctccctagtagacgcgttttaaaaatcttgaggggaagcccgaaaggaaaagcccaaagaagacaatatatgctagcagtgggttgAGACGTTACTCAGACAGCTAGTTATTAGTGGTGAACTTTAAAAGTTACCTCAGTTATTGAAGCTCCAATAAGAAGGGGCAAAGAAGCAGCAACAACAGCTGCAAGGCGCCAACTGAATATAAAGGCAATAACAAATGCAGCCACAGTGAGCGCTAGATTCTGCACGATCGTCGATATACGGTCAGCCAGAGCACTTCTTACTAACGTTGCATCGGATGCCAAGATTGATGTCAAGGATCCAGTGTTGTTCTCATCTAAATCAAACCAACCAACTTCGTTGGAAAGGATAGCTGCAATTGATTGATGGCAAACATCAGACAAAATGGATGAAAAGGAATCAATTCGTAAACATCGGTGACTATAAAATCCTGAGCGATATCGTTTAAGAACACGAAGAAACCTGAGAATAACAGCAAACGAACACGAGCGGTTAGTCTCTCTCCCATTAAGGTATAGAAGTAGTGTTGCAACAGATATATAGGAATGGTGAGAATAGAAACTCCAATAAACACATAGGCGACATGTTGGACCTCTTCTTTGATTTGAGAATGATGAGGAGAATAAAATGCAGATAGGACATGGGTTATGCCAAGTGCAAACAAAGGAGCTTGAATGCCTGCAAGAATTGCCCCGATCGATCCTAGTACTGCATAAGGCCACTCGGGTGCGTTTAACTTCAGTAGCTCCCATATCGACGGAGGAGAGTTCGAAGTTTTTGAATCTTTGTTTGCTGATTGTAGCTCAGTCTCTCTGAATGACTTGGAATCTTGTATACTGTTATGAAAGCTAAAAGATTCTCGAAAACTAGAACGCCCGGAACTCCTAGATGGAGATATTATGCTACAATCATTCACTTGGTCTGATACTTGCAAGCTTACTAGAGCTGCATACTCACCATTGTTTGACATCAATTCTGAATGATTTCCACTCTCAACAATTTGACCGTTTTTCAGGACAGTGATGGTATCAGCATCTTGAATTGTGGAAAGTCGATGTGCAACGATGATCGTCGTTCGATTCGACATGATTCTGTCCAGTGCCTGCTGAACAATGAGTTCTGATTCTGCATCAAGAGCACTGGTTGCCTCATCTAGAAGTAATATTTTTGGATTTCGTAAAACTGCCCTTGCAAGGGCAATCCTCTGCTTTTGCCCACCTGAAAGCTGCGTCCCTCCCTCTCCGACCTACACGTCGACTCCCGGAAGTAAGTCGTtctcaaattaaatgaatttcaaacGAGTATTAAGATTAGAGGACACGAACCGAAGTTGAGTAACCATCTGGTAGTTCTTGAATGAAGGAATGAGCATTAGCAGCTTGAGCAGCTGCAATGATCTCATCCATGGCTGCATGTTCTTGACCAAAAAGAATATTGGCAGCTATTGTGGTACTAAACAAGGCAGGCTCTTGACTAACCAACCCCATTTGCCTTCTCAACCATTTCAAATCAAGGGACCTAAGATCATATCCATCCAATAGTATCTTACCTaataaacttcaaataatCAGTCGGTGAGCCGACACGAGACCATAGAACTACCAAGGATATTTCATGACTCAACCAACCTGAAGACGGTTCGTAGAAACGCTGAACCATGGAAACAATGGTACTCTTTCCTGAGCCACTGGGGCCAACAACTGCAACTGTCTTTCCAGCACTTATTGAGAAGCTTAACTCCTCAAAAATCAGTTGGGGTCGGGAGGGATAAGCAAAGGAAACCTCAGAAAACTCAATCTTCCCTGCTACATTTGACAATGCTACTTCATTATCCGACCTCGACCACGATTCATAACCTGAGTCAATCATGCTAAAGATGTTGGCTGCAGCCACCCGACCTTTTGCGATGGCAGCGAGATTCGGCATAGCTTGACCGAGCGCACTGAAAATGACATTAGTGAATCCAACACAATACCTCCCACTCTAAACGACATTAGTGTTCAAACACAAAATCTTCTGCTTTTTGTTACCACATGAAACTATTGGTATACACAAGAACTAGTTTAGCATAATCTAACGTTTTATATATGTTCATAAAATCTTCCTCAAGATAAGATGGACTTACAATCCACTGAAGATGACATTGATAATCGTCGTAAAAGCTTTCCCTCCATTTGTTTCGTGGCGGAGGACGAGTAGGCTGGCATACCAGAGGAGCAAAGCCCAGGCACAAAACAGAAGACTATATGTAAACCCCACGCCAATTCCTTTAGCAAAACCACTCCTCTTCCCATGTTTGAATGCATTTTGAAGCGACTCGGAATATTTCTCCACGGCTTTACTTTCTCCTACATATGCGTACACTGTTCGAATCTGTGCAATAACCTGAGGAAAAGGCAGAAAAAAGCTTTGCAAAAGGGGTTTCCAAGCAAAAAGCTTtgtgaaataagaaaattgtttgtttaCCTCTTCAGCCGTCTTTCCAGCTTGAGCATAGGCAGCTTCACCTTTTTCAGATAGAGTGGACATGATGATTGTGTATGCACCTCCTGCAATGGCTACCAATGGAACAATGGCCAAAGTCAGAAGCGTCAGTTTCCAAACTGATGTAAATCCAATGCCAAATCCAACTACGAATTGGGAGAAATAACGCAAAGCATGGCCTATCTGCAACAAGAAAACGGATGATACTCAATACTTAGAACAATAAACCTCAAACAATCCGAAGTACAAAAGTCCACCTTGTCGCCTATGGCATCTTGAACCAGAACCATATCACTTGAGATATGGAAGATTATGTTGCAATCTTTGGCCTTCGTGTCGAAAAAGTGTAtatctttcttcaaaattgagtTGAGATACTTCATTCTCAACCTTGCCGCCTGCCTCTCTCCCGTTTGCATCCAGAAAGCCACACCTACAAACAAAGTTAAGGATTCCAGTAAATTCAATCTTTTCAGTAATTTGATCTCAACAACCCTTTTCCAGACATGTTCTAATCTACAACGATAT
Encoded proteins:
- the LOC111796907 gene encoding vacuolar protein sorting-associated protein 35B-like isoform X1 translates to MLSVAIEDEEKWLAEGIAGVQHNAFYMHQAVDANNLREALKYSALMLSELRTSKLSPHRYYELYMRAFDELRMLEIFFKDESRHGVTVVDLYELVQHAGNILPRLYLLCTVGSVYMKSKEVPAKEILKDLVEMCRGVQHPLRGLFLRNYLAQVSRDILLDINSECEGDADTVMEAVEFVLQNFTEMNKLWVRIQLQGPARLREKQEKERSELRDLVGKNLHVLSQIEGVDLEMYKQTVLPRVLEQVVNCKDELSQYYLMDCIIQVFPDEYHLQTLETLLGVCPQLQATVDIRMVLSQLMDRLSNYAVSNADVIPEFLHVEAFAKLSNAIGKVIEAQVDMPIVGAITLYVSLLTFTLRVHPDRLDYVDQILGACVKKLSSQPKLEDTRATKQIVVLLSAPLEKYNDIVTALTLSNYPRVMDHLDNATNKVMAMVIIQSIMKNNSCISTADKVDVLFELIKGLIKDLEEVTVDELDEEDFKEEQNSVARLLHMLHNDDPVEMLEIICAVKKHILCGGPNRLPFTVPPLIFSALNLIRRLQNQNGDVVEEMHATPKKIFQILNQLIEALSSVPAPELALRLYLECAEAANDCDLEPVAYEFFTQAFIIYEEDISDSKAQVTAIHLIIGTLQRMNVFGIENRDTLTHKATGYSAKLLKKPDQCRAVYACSHLFWVDDPEGIKDGERVLLCLKRALRIANAAQQMATVTRGSSGPVTLFVEILNKYLYYFEKGNQQITTAAIQGLIELITTELQSDPPSASPSSDAFFTSTLRYIQFQKQKGGVMGERYDSIKV
- the LOC111796907 gene encoding vacuolar protein sorting-associated protein 35B-like isoform X2, whose amino-acid sequence is MLSELRTSKLSPHRYYELYMRAFDELRMLEIFFKDESRHGVTVVDLYELVQHAGNILPRLYLLCTVGSVYMKSKEVPAKEILKDLVEMCRGVQHPLRGLFLRNYLAQVSRDILLDINSECEGDADTVMEAVEFVLQNFTEMNKLWVRIQLQGPARLREKQEKERSELRDLVGKNLHVLSQIEGVDLEMYKQTVLPRVLEQVVNCKDELSQYYLMDCIIQVFPDEYHLQTLETLLGVCPQLQATVDIRMVLSQLMDRLSNYAVSNADVIPEFLHVEAFAKLSNAIGKVIEAQVDMPIVGAITLYVSLLTFTLRVHPDRLDYVDQILGACVKKLSSQPKLEDTRATKQIVVLLSAPLEKYNDIVTALTLSNYPRVMDHLDNATNKVMAMVIIQSIMKNNSCISTADKVDVLFELIKGLIKDLEEVTVDELDEEDFKEEQNSVARLLHMLHNDDPVEMLEIICAVKKHILCGGPNRLPFTVPPLIFSALNLIRRLQNQNGDVVEEMHATPKKIFQILNQLIEALSSVPAPELALRLYLECAEAANDCDLEPVAYEFFTQAFIIYEEDISDSKAQVTAIHLIIGTLQRMNVFGIENRDTLTHKATGYSAKLLKKPDQCRAVYACSHLFWVDDPEGIKDGERVLLCLKRALRIANAAQQMATVTRGSSGPVTLFVEILNKYLYYFEKGNQQITTAAIQGLIELITTELQSDPPSASPSSDAFFTSTLRYIQFQKQKGGVMGERYDSIKV
- the LOC111796905 gene encoding ABC transporter B family member 13-like, with product MEIGSNGGSDQDPPPKMEEQEEKPSKKISVSFFGMFAAADAIDCLLMLFGSLGAFVHGAALPVFFVLFGRIIDSLGHFSRHPHTLSSRIAENALLLIYLGLIVLASAWIGVAFWMQTGERQAARLRMKYLNSILKKDIHFFDTKAKDCNIIFHISSDMVLVQDAIGDKIGHALRYFSQFVVGFGIGFTSVWKLTLLTLAIVPLVAIAGGAYTIIMSTLSEKGEAAYAQAGKTAEEVIAQIRTVYAYVGESKAVEKYSESLQNAFKHGKRSGFAKGIGVGFTYSLLFCAWALLLWYASLLVLRHETNGGKAFTTIINVIFSGFALGQAMPNLAAIAKGRVAAANIFSMIDSGYESWSRSDNEVALSNVAGKIEFSEVSFAYPSRPQLIFEELSFSISAGKTVAVVGPSGSGKSTIVSMVQRFYEPSSGKILLDGYDLRSLDLKWLRRQMGLVSQEPALFSTTIAANILFGQEHAAMDEIIAAAQAANAHSFIQELPDGYSTSVGEGGTQLSGGQKQRIALARAVLRNPKILLLDEATSALDAESELIVQQALDRIMSNRTTIIVAHRLSTIQDADTITVLKNGQIVESGNHSELMSNNGEYAALVSLQVSDQVNDCSIISPSRSSGRSSFRESFSFHNSIQDSKSFRETELQSANKDSKTSNSPPSIWELLKLNAPEWPYAVLGSIGAILAGIQAPLFALGITHVLSAFYSPHHSQIKEEVQHVAYVFIGVSILTIPIYLLQHYFYTLMGERLTARVRLLLFSAILSNEVGWFDLDENNTGSLTSILASDATLVRSALADRISTIVQNLALTVAAFVIAFIFSWRLAAVVAASLPLLIGASITEQLFLKGFGGDYSRAYNRATAVAREAIANIRTVAAFGAEEKISSQFAFELNKPNKQALVRGHIAGFGYGISQFFAFCSYALGLWYASTLIKHKHSNFGDIMKSFMVLIITSLAIAETLALTPDIVKGSQALGSVFNILHRRTAIDSDNRSAEMVTNIRGDIEFRNVSFKYPARPDITIFEDLNLRVSAGKSLAVVGRSGSGKSTVIALVMRFYNPMSGTISIDGRDITSLNLRSLRMKIGLVQQEPALFSTTVHENIKYGNQEASEIEVMKAAKAANAHGFISRMPNGYATHVGDRGVQLSGGQKQRVAIARAILKEPSILLLDEATSALDAASEKQVQEALDRLMEGRTTILVAHRLTTIRNANRIAVLKSGRVVEIGSHDSLLKNPNSIYKQLVNLQQETSVQSLE